The genomic interval TCGCCGCGACCTTATCTCTGAGCGCGTTCTCTGTATTTGCAGAAGCAAGCCTGACTGGCGCTGGTGCAACCTTCCCTGCGCCGGTGTATGCCAAATGGGCAGATACCTACCAGAAAGAAACCGGTAACAAGGTTAACTATCAGGGTATCGGCTCCTCCGGTGGCGTTAAACAAATTACCGCGAACACTGTTGATTTCGGCGCATCAGACGCTCCGCTGTCTGATGACAAACTGGCTCAGGAAGGCCTGTTCCAGTTCCCGACCGTGATCGGTGGTGTGGTTCTGGCCATCAACCTGCCGGGCGTGAAGTCGGGTGAGCTGGTGCTGGACGGCAAAACGCTGGGTGACATTTACCTGGGCAAAATCAAAAAATGGGATGACGAAGCGATCGCTAAACTCAACCCAGGCCTGAAGCTGCCTTCTCAGAACATCGCCGTGGTTCGCCGCGCGGATGGTTCCGGTACCTCTTTCGTGTTCACCAGCTACCTGGCAAAAGTGAACGAAGAGTGGAAATCTAAAGTCGGCTCCGGCTCTACCGTTAACTGGCCAACCGGCCTGGGCGGTAAAGGTAACGACGGCATCGCCGC from Enterobacter sp. JBIWA008 carries:
- the pstS gene encoding phosphate ABC transporter substrate-binding protein PstS, encoding MKVMRTTVATVVAATLSLSAFSVFAEASLTGAGATFPAPVYAKWADTYQKETGNKVNYQGIGSSGGVKQITANTVDFGASDAPLSDDKLAQEGLFQFPTVIGGVVLAINLPGVKSGELVLDGKTLGDIYLGKIKKWDDEAIAKLNPGLKLPSQNIAVVRRADGSGTSFVFTSYLAKVNEEWKSKVGSGSTVNWPTGLGGKGNDGIAAFVQRLPGSIGYVEYAYAKQNNLSYTKLVSADGKPVSPTEENFANAAKGADWSKSFAQDLTNQKGEGAWPITSTTFILVHKEQKKPEQGAEVLKFFDWAYKNGGKQANALDYATLPDNVVEQIRAAWKTNVKDSSGKALY